In a genomic window of Pangasianodon hypophthalmus isolate fPanHyp1 chromosome 1, fPanHyp1.pri, whole genome shotgun sequence:
- the tpbgb gene encoding trophoblast glycoprotein b, whose amino-acid sequence MRAAGSLRALLLKEKQARRRVSTPCVVLFLTCFGTAAASLECPHQCVCTGTTVECNRQNLTSIPQPIPANTTTLLLTGNDISHLTEESFPVRLDYLAELYLPENRIEQVAPGVFDSLPRLRLLDLSNNKIWNFSPDAFPEHNMLQVLNLSGSLYNFSYTDVFCNLLKHAVPKLSNLSLANNDLVVLPDDMFTSLSDLTTLDLRNNSIVSIKNVTFRNNALISLDLRNNALKELSNGTLKEFNQIPGLQLYLLGNQWVCDCNIEDMVMWLQSSDVVVDKQHMTCTQPEKLRTSQLLQLKHSELQCTDSGNMEVTLETSYVFLGMVLALIGVIFLLVLYLNRKGIKRWMYNIRDACRDHMEGYHYRYEINSDPRLANLSLNSDV is encoded by the coding sequence ATGCGTGCAGCAGGCTCGCTGCGGGCGCTGCTACTGAAGGAGAAGCAGGCCAGGCGGCGCGTCTCCACTCCGTGCGTGGTGCTTTTCCTGACGTGCTTTGGCACTGCTGCTGCGTCTCTGGAATGCCCTCACCAATGCGTGTGCACAGGCACAACAGTAGAGTGCAATCGCCAGAACTTAACATCCatcccacagccaattccagcCAACACAACGACCCTTCTCCTCACTGGAAACGATATATCCCATCTAACCGAGGAGTCCTTCCCTGTTCGCCTGGACTATCTGGCAGAGCTTTATCTGCCTGAAAACCGAATAGAGCAAGTGGCCCCTGGGGTGTTTGACAGCTTGCCAAGGCTCCGTCTGCTTGACCTGAGCAACAACAAAATCTGGAATTTTAGCCCTGATGCTTTTCCAGAGCACAATATGCTCCAGGTCTTAAACCTGAGCGGATCATTGTATAATTTCTCCTATACTGATGTTTTTTGTAACCTTTTAAAGCACGCTGTTCCTAAACTTTCCAATCTCAGCTTGGCAAACAATGACCTTGTCGTCCTTCCAGACGACATGTTCACCAGCTTGTCGGACCTCACCACCCTGGACCTGAGAAACAATTCAATAGTTTCAATTAAGAACGTGACTTTCCGAAACAACGCGCTTATTAGTTTGGACCTGCGGAACAATGCTCTGAAAGAGCTGTCTAATGGGACGTTAAAGGAGTTCAACCAGATACCTGGGCTTCAGCTGTACCTGCTGGGAAACCAGTGGGTTTGTGACTGCAACATTGAGGACATGGTGATGTGGTTACAGAGCTCAGATGTTGTTGTGGACAAGCAGCACATGACCTGCACTCAGCCGGAAAAACTGAGAACCAGTCAGCTCTTGCAGTTGAAGCATTCAGAGCTGCAGTGCACCGACTCTGGAAACATGGAGGTTACCCTGGAGACCTCGTATGTCTTTCTGGGTATGGTGCTGGCCCTCATTGGGGTCATATTCCTGCTAGTCCTTTACCTGAACAGAAAAGGCATCAAGAGATGGATGTATAATATCCGTGATGCATGCAGGGACCACATGGAGGGCTACCATTACAGGTATGAGATCAACTCGGATCCACGCCTGGCCAACCTCAGTCTTAACTCGGATGTGTAA